From one uncultured Methanoregula sp. genomic stretch:
- a CDS encoding transcriptional regulator, producing MKTGLRSQLAEKMAGEITLSDSPGHALKKWRLNFEILPGVLSDRLGVSPSVISDYEGGRRKSPGTAVVGKIVDTLLAIDEENGAKHIQKFSTMLFSNVDDDVIYDLHEYETAIHLQEFTDAIGCSLLCGSMDKSIFGYTVVNSLNAIMQLSSEEFNRIYGWSTERALVFTNVSTGKSPMVAIRVTPFKPRCVILQGIEVSEVHPIVVKMAERDRITVLCTSMDVDKIVSTLREKQW from the coding sequence ATGAAAACCGGATTGCGGAGCCAGCTTGCCGAGAAGATGGCAGGCGAGATCACGCTGTCGGATTCACCGGGACACGCGCTGAAAAAATGGCGCTTGAACTTCGAGATCCTCCCGGGCGTCCTGTCGGATCGCCTCGGGGTCTCACCATCTGTCATCAGCGATTACGAGGGTGGCAGACGGAAAAGTCCCGGCACTGCCGTTGTCGGCAAGATTGTCGACACGCTCCTTGCCATAGATGAGGAAAACGGCGCAAAACACATTCAGAAATTCTCAACCATGCTCTTTTCAAACGTCGATGATGACGTGATCTACGATCTCCATGAGTACGAAACTGCCATACATCTTCAGGAGTTCACTGATGCGATCGGCTGTTCGCTGCTCTGCGGGTCGATGGATAAGTCCATCTTCGGCTACACAGTGGTCAATAGCCTCAACGCGATCATGCAGCTCTCAAGTGAAGAGTTCAACCGCATTTATGGCTGGAGTACCGAACGGGCACTGGTATTTACCAATGTCTCGACCGGAAAATCACCGATGGTGGCGATCCGCGTCACACCATTCAAGCCCCGTTGCGTGATCCTCCAGGGCATCGAAGTCTCGGAGGTGCACCCGATCGTGGTGAAGATGGCAGAGAGGGATCGTATTACCGTCCTATGTACGAGCATGGATGTAGATAAAATCGTGAGTACCCTGAGGGAGAAACAATGGTAG
- a CDS encoding DUF120 domain-containing protein, whose protein sequence is MIPAEDLQCLKAIALRGGCSGPVFVSTQSIGTMLAISQQTASRRLKGLESAGLITRTMAADGQHVTLTKHGEEELRKEYQEYCRIFSEGGKSYILSGAVVSGIGEGKYYMSRDPYKEQFKIHLGFEPYPGTLNIRLSPSSIPVRKKIDALGWTRIKGFSTDGRTFGDAKCIACRIGTISCGIVVPGRTHYPEDIIEVIAPIALRRKLGVEDSDSVTVEVGQ, encoded by the coding sequence ATGATACCAGCTGAGGATCTCCAGTGTCTCAAAGCGATCGCACTGAGGGGCGGATGCAGCGGCCCGGTCTTTGTATCCACCCAGAGCATCGGCACGATGCTTGCGATCAGCCAGCAGACGGCATCGCGCCGGTTAAAGGGGCTCGAATCGGCAGGATTGATCACCCGGACCATGGCTGCGGATGGCCAGCATGTCACCCTGACGAAGCATGGCGAAGAGGAGCTCCGAAAGGAGTACCAGGAATACTGCCGGATTTTTTCCGAAGGGGGGAAATCCTATATACTGAGCGGTGCGGTAGTCTCGGGAATCGGCGAAGGCAAGTATTACATGAGCCGCGACCCTTACAAGGAGCAGTTCAAGATCCATCTCGGGTTCGAGCCGTACCCGGGCACCCTTAATATCCGGCTATCCCCATCGAGTATTCCGGTACGGAAAAAGATCGATGCGCTTGGCTGGACCCGGATCAAGGGGTTCTCAACCGATGGGCGGACTTTCGGGGATGCAAAATGCATAGCCTGCCGGATTGGCACCATCTCCTGCGGGATCGTTGTACCGGGAAGGACACATTACCCGGAGGACATCATCGAGGTCATTGCACCTATAGCGCTGCGCAGGAAACTCGGGGTCGAGGATTCTGACAGCGTGACGGTTGAGGTGGGGCAGTGA
- a CDS encoding hydroxymethylglutaryl-CoA synthase yields MVGIISYGVYIPRYRIKVEEIARVWGGNASDITGGLGVFEKSVPDLDEDAATIAVEAARNALLRRKINPVDIGAVYVGSESHPYAVKPTACTVGEAVGATPNMTAADYEFACKAGTAAIQTCMGLVKSGMIKYGLAIGSDVSQGAPGDALEYTAAAGGAAYVIGNDDPIATIHHTCSFTTDTPDFWRREGQDYPRHGGRFTGDPGYFKHVKGASNLLLEQTKKSPKDFTYAVFHQPNAKFPQKVARDLGFKPEQIKPGLVVPHLGNTYSGASPIGLAATLDIAKPGDTIFVCSFGSGAGSDAFDIEVTDAITSDMFHRNAAPGVEKLLKDPIYLDYALYAKHKGKLVMQA; encoded by the coding sequence ATGGTAGGCATCATTTCCTACGGTGTATACATACCGAGATACCGCATTAAGGTCGAGGAGATCGCACGGGTCTGGGGCGGCAATGCTTCAGATATTACCGGCGGGCTGGGCGTTTTTGAGAAATCCGTCCCTGACCTCGATGAAGACGCTGCAACAATCGCCGTCGAAGCTGCACGCAATGCACTGCTTCGCAGGAAGATCAACCCCGTGGATATCGGGGCCGTTTATGTTGGCAGCGAGTCACACCCCTATGCAGTGAAGCCGACCGCATGTACGGTAGGTGAGGCAGTGGGAGCAACCCCGAACATGACCGCGGCCGACTACGAGTTTGCCTGCAAGGCGGGCACGGCTGCGATCCAGACCTGTATGGGCCTTGTGAAGAGCGGGATGATAAAATACGGGCTTGCCATCGGATCCGATGTCTCGCAGGGTGCACCGGGCGATGCGCTCGAGTACACTGCAGCAGCGGGAGGTGCGGCGTACGTGATCGGGAACGATGACCCGATCGCAACTATCCACCACACCTGCTCGTTCACCACGGACACCCCCGATTTCTGGCGCCGCGAAGGGCAGGATTACCCCCGGCATGGTGGCAGGTTCACCGGCGATCCCGGGTACTTCAAGCATGTCAAGGGTGCAAGCAATCTCCTTCTTGAACAGACAAAGAAGAGCCCGAAGGATTTCACTTACGCGGTCTTCCACCAGCCCAATGCGAAGTTCCCGCAGAAAGTGGCAAGGGATCTTGGTTTCAAGCCGGAACAGATCAAACCCGGCCTTGTGGTTCCCCACCTCGGGAACACCTATTCGGGGGCATCCCCCATCGGCCTTGCCGCTACCCTGGATATTGCAAAACCCGGCGATACCATCTTTGTCTGCTCCTTTGGCTCCGGTGCGGGCAGCGATGCCTTCGATATCGAAGTGACCGACGCAATCACGTCAGACATGTTCCACCGCAATGCGGCACCGGGTGTTGAGAAACTCCTCAAAGACCCCATCTATCTGGATTATGCACTCTATGCAAAACATAAGGGAAAACTGGTGATGCAGGCATGA